DNA sequence from the Tachysurus fulvidraco isolate hzauxx_2018 chromosome 1, HZAU_PFXX_2.0, whole genome shotgun sequence genome:
acagacacacacacacacacacagacagacacacacacacacacacagacagacacacacacacacacacacagacagacacacacacacacacacacagacagacacacacacacacacacacacacacacacacacacacacacacacagacacacacacacacacacacagacacacacacacacagacagacagacaggcacacagacagacagacagacacagacagacagacacagacagacagacacagacagacagacacagacagacagacacagacagacagacacagacagacagacacacacagacagacacacacagacagacacacacagacagacacacacagacagacacacacagacagacacacacagacagacacacacagacagacacacacacacacagacagacacacagacagacagacagacagacacacaaacacacacagacagacacacagacagacagacacagacagacagacagacagacacacacacacagacagacagacagacagacagacaggttttGACATTTTCTATTCTATATGGACTTCTACATACTAGACGTTTATCTGACCTGCAACATATTTCCCTTGTGCATGTATCTTAAGAAGTAAAGAaaatacacattacactacatacCTAAAGTCTAGTTATCATCAAAAGCAACCAGAAAATTACACTTAAACTTGTCTTTGGAAATCTTCTGAAAGTTGCTGCTAATAGCTTTACATTTATTAACTAATCTGCTTCCAGATAAACATTAGTGCCGGATTTTAAGGGATAATCGGTTTAAATGGGTAAGGAGTTATCAGCATGAGCCACAGCAGTCTCCGACTCATCGACTCAGGTAAACGTTCACGCTTTTGTGATGGAGTTTTCCCtgctggggatttttttttttttaattggaaatcaattataaaataaatcagaaaaaaaacaggagcaTTACCACCATTTCAGGTTtatggagagaagagaaagagggaattAAATTTATCAGCTATGCAGACTGTGAgcagaaaaaagcaaaaactttCAGAAAAAACTTTTTCAGGATGTTTTGGCTGACTACAGTAatgtgctataaaaataaataaataaataaacacgtacaagaagaagaagaggaagatgattaAGTTGTAGTACACTTTCTATAATCCTTTTACACTGCATGCAATCTTGCCAATGGGAGGGGGGGTGACACCGTATTTTTGGCTGAAATGTGAAAACAGGTTGAAAACCATGAACTAGGCAAACAGCAAATCCTTGTAAATGGATTTGTAGAAATGCTTCTGTGGCATCCCTAATAAACAGAGTTAACTAATGCTGCCTATATACATTCACTGCTcactgtaatagaaagaccTGTACATTTATACAGTGTATAAAACAAATCACATGCAGATCAAGAGCTGTCAGTCATATAAAACACAGGAATAAGGGGAAATGTATGAGCTCTATGACTTGTTGGAAAAACATGTATTTAGTAATTCAGAAACTGATCTGCTGGGATTTTAACACAACATTCTGAAGAgtttacactaaaaaaaaacaaaaataagaaaaccaAGAAAAAGATCAGGACGACATGTAGACATGTTAACAAACACCAGCAACTGTGTTGAAGTGTTTGACAGCTAAAGACTAGCTACAGGATTTGTTTTTTCAAATGGAAATGAACTTGTCTAGAGAAAACCCAAGGTTAAAAAACCCAACCGAGACCCAACCCAAAGAGACTCACAATTATGTTCACGATGAGCATGTATGCAGAATGAGGACTCAGGAATCAGGCAGGAAATGCACAGAAAAGGAGTAAACAATCAGAAAAGAGCCACTATGGAGTCGTCAGTAGGTGTTTCTACTACTGGTTGCCTCAGTAATCATGTTTATCAGTGAATAGCACAACTAGCATTCCACTTAATAAATCTGTTTCTTCATCTTTTGTCAGTGGTCGCTGTTCCTCATGTCGCTGTGTGTTCTCCAGCTCTCGCTGTAAATCAATGCTGTTTTTTCACCAAGTCGCTGTACATGTGAATAGAGAATGATGTGAGGACGATGGGATCGAGTTTTACTTTCAAACGTTACTGAGAAACAGCGTTTTAGGCTCTAAGTGACCGAGTCAGCGAGGCccgtgtgtttgcgtgtgcaTGACTCCACAGGCCAAAGTGTTTGCTGTGGGAGAAGGGAAACAAAGCATGAGATGTCATACACTGTGAGGACAATGGCTGCATGAGGcgaacaaaacaaaatcaaaataaGAGTCAAGCTCTGACTGCATTGTACACAgtcaacatacacaaacacgccATGGAGCAATCAGATGCTGTAGAGCAAATAGGAGAACCGGGTTCATATAGCAATCAGAGGAAAATTTAAGATACACTTTTATTATGAGCTGCTACTTCATGGCACCTGCACTGGAAGTTTATAAAATCGCACCATCACTCAGATCCACTGACAggatgctggtgtgtgtgttcggaAAACATGCTTGATATCTAGATTCACATTCTTTTACCATTTCACGCAAAAGGTTGCAAAGgtttatgttcatttaaaagTGCTAAATGTGATCTGAATGCAATCGAGCTGGGACAAATACCTCTTTCTTCAAGGTGAATGAATTCAAGTCTTTTCCTTCTTAACCAACTGAATAAACCACACATGTTTGAGTaaccatttatatttacagaatttagcagAAAATTACCCTCATTCTTATTCAAAgtgatctcattttatacaacggAGCAATTAAGAGTTAAGGCTCTTTCTCAGAGGCctaacagtggcagtttggtagAGCAggggttcaaactcacaacctttcgatttgttattaacacagtaacCTCTTAGCTTCCACATCCCCGAGCCAAAAGCCACATGTACAGCACATGCTTACGATTTCTCTTACTCAACTACAGCAACGTGCCTTTTAATACACTGGATCTGTAACTCTACAGATTTTAGAAAGCATTTGATTAGACAGAAAGTCTGAATGATGCCATCAAAACTGTTGACGTGTCTTAAGGGTAGAAAGGGACTGTAACTTTGAAATTCATGTCTTCTAAAtggaaattgtttgttttttttattatgttttgttgGCACACTAGCTGATAGATAACCTTAAGACTAACATATTCATACTAAAAGTCGCAAACTTTCGTTTTGATTTCATGGGGACTCTAAAAGAAAGCCGAACAAGGAGGCTAATGAGGAAATAACTGTTTACAGCTGCAATAAAATAAGCGATAAGAAAAACGGTCTGGTTTCAAGGGCACTCCACAATAATAAACTTGTAACTGTAAAATATGTCAATCggtgattaaaaaaattccaTTTCTATGAAATAAAAGGAGTATAACACTGGTTTGTGCTGCTATTAGAAAACATTAGAGCATCCGGTCACTGTCACATCATCCCTTCATGCTTTAGTCCTTACTTTTATTGTCAGACAGTGAACCATTTTATAGAACAATAGTTCTGTCATTTTCCTGAAACTCTacaacacagatacactttTAGCTTCGATTATTTAGCCGTCTTTGTAAAGCAACCCAGTGACGAGGCTTACGAGACGACTCAGCTGTATCCATGTAGTTGTGAGGCGTGCCACCACAGAAATGACTAACGTCTGTGTGCGAGATAATGACCAGCTCTGAGCGGAGTCTAGTAATTACTGGAATTCTGACATGAGGTGAACACTATTAATAACATACTCTGGGAAATttgaaaatattgaaaatatgtTCTAGTGATCTATTGATGATCTCCTTTGTCACTGGCAAAAATATTCCCGCCCTGGCTATCACTCGAGTCACTCCAATGAGTATGTGAAAATATGAAGTCTTTATCAGTGTgcaacacgcacacgcacacaccccagTAGGTCCATAAACTAAAATTAGCCGCAGCTTCTCACCAGTGTGTGAATACGACATTGTGCCACTGCTTGCATGATTCACATTAGCTCTGCTCAGCAACATGAAAACATAATGCCAGCCTTTACAACAGCTAGGTAGAATTTATAAAAAGGTATGTTttacatatatgtgtatatatacacacattgcagcacagtgaaattcttttcttggCATCTCCAATATATTAAGTTTGGGTCAGAGCTCAGCCATTTGGATCAGCCATTGCTACAAGCCTCAGAGAGgattaagagccttgctcaagggcccaatggtagcagcttggcagtgctaagGCTTAAACTTTTGGCTTTCTGATCAGCACAGAGCCTTAACCGTTTGAGACACCACTTCCACCCTAAATATTTAACGTGTTTCACCTGGTTTCAAACTGGGGACCTTTCGCACGTGAGGCAAACAAGATAACCTCTATGCTGCAGATAATTCAATTAGAGATCAGATTAAGTGGAACGTGACACATGATTAAGTAAGATATGATGTGTATACATCACATAGAACAGGGTTGATGCTGTGTCAGTGATTCATGCAGAAGTTTCCGCTGGTTACCTGCTGACTTACTGATCTACTGCTATTTCAACATGCAACAATTTTGGTCAGATACTTATTTTGGATGAATAGCAGGTCTATAGGGATGCAGCTTTGTATTGTGTAGCATTACAGTTTGTCAGGAACTTCAAGCCCCTCACATATGCCAGTATGACAATGTACTACTGTACAAAATATGACCTCTATGAACACATGGTTTGTGGAGATtgaagtggaagaacttgaaTGTCCAGCAACTCACTAATACTCTTGcagctgaatgagcacaaatccccagTGTCATGCTCCAAAATCGAGTGGaaatccttcccagaagagCTTATTATAAGAACAGATGGGAACTAAATCTAGAATGGGAAGTTCAACGAGATCacatgtccacatacttttggctgtatagtgtaataactgggctgcataaaaaataaaaagtcatatTAGCAGACCCTGATTTCAACAACAGCTACAAGAATCGTCTTGTACGTCTTGTCTTGAACAgcatcttttatatatatatatatatatatatatatatatatatatatatatatatatatatataaacatgctgcacatatgctacatatttatctgcacttgtctatttgcacaattgctactctttgcacttctgcTAGATGCCGAACTGCATTTCGTTCCTGTGTACCTGTAATATGCGAGGACAATAAAGTTCTACCTATGTATCTATCTAAGTGCAGAAATGACTAGCACATATCAGCAAATACATTAGCTAACTTTAATTAGAAACTCTCTGGAGCTCACTTCAGTAACATTAGAGTTATCACAATTAGAAAGATTAGAGCGATTAGAAAGAGTGCTCTCctctgtctgtgagagagagagagagagagagagagagagagagagagagagagagagagagagagagagagagagtgtgtgtgtgtgtgtgtgtgtgtgtgtgtgtgtgtgtgtgtgtgtgtgtgtattgccaCCACCGGCGTGCTTAAGAGACGAGGCTGCACACATGCATGTGATATGAATACTAAGTCTGCTCTCCTTGCTGTGttaatagtgtagtgtagtgtagtgtgtgtgtgtgtgtgtgtgtgtgtgtgtgtgtgtgtgtgtgtgtgtgtgtgagagagagagagagagagagagagagagagagagagagagagagagagctgctaGCAAGCTGCTAGCTGCAAGTTAAAGGGAACAATCTCTGGAAGTGTGTGAGGAGTTACCgagagaacaacaaaacatttccaCACAGTCCTCTCCATCGTCTAACTTATCCTACACGTTAAACTGTTTTACCGACGACTTACCGGAGTGTGGGACCGATACAGTTTGTGTCAGTGCTTTCAATCTCCCGGAGGATCCGCTCGTGTTCCGCTGCGGTCTCTGCGCTCGCCATCTTCAGCTCCAACCGTAACGCCGCGGGCTGacgtcactacacacacaaaaagactcgcgcggggggagggggggtcTACTTCCGGGATAAACTTTAGTTGTCTAGGTTACAGCTTATTATAGAGCTGATACTTTAAACAATAGTGACATCTAGTGTTTGGAAACCTCAAATTATAtcctatatttaaaaaagtgtaTTTACATAAAGTTTATGTGGTTTCTGTCCCATATgctatatttacataaaaataacatttttgatGACGATCAATGACGATTTTTAACACTAAAATGTACTCGTTAAGTCGTGTATTTACGAGTATGacatataaaaaagtataaataaaataatattctgtGGTCTGTTGTTCAGGAGCTGTGATTTCTCCACCAGGCTGGTGTTTGGTGTTGCCAGGTCCTTTCCTCCAGAGAAACCCTTGTTTATATCAGAAttaaaaatagctgtttttttatttgtttgtttgtttttttaaataaaacaacacgaTCGTTTACATTTCAACCAACTCATTTCATAATCTGAatgtcagtgtggtgtttaatATTTTACGTTGAGAGTGAATGAATTGTTTTCTTAGAATAATAGCAattcttttgctttatttatcacaatatgtaaactatgtttttttatattttatttatttatttatctatctattaaatacattttaaattagatttaaaacatCATAGTACACTTGTAGTACCTTTGAAAGTACTACAATAGTAGTTAATAAGGAGAACACGTTTATATCTGTCAGCAATGAGATTCTTTGTCGAGATACAAAAGATCTGGCAACCCATCTCAACCCAAATACAAGCTCCAGGTTCACTGGTAACGAGGGCGGTTTATTTTGTTGCTAAACCGGGATCCAGCACCAATATTCGGTAAGACACACTGTTCCGACCGAAAGACTACTCTAGCGAAGTCAGCCAAGATCATTGAATCCATATAAACATCTAATAAAGAGGAAAGTTGTGGAACTATCTAGATAAGTGTGCTAACCTCGCTAACTATGCTAATCCTCACTGTTAACTTACAGTTAACCAAGTCTACGTGCTTTTGTCTTTAAGGACGTTGGCTAGATAACCAGAATTTatctttttgtaaatttgtatgtgcttaaaaaatgaacaataaatagAGCCAAGGTTAGATACAATATGTATAAGGCGGAAGTAGTTTAATGTTAACGTATTAAGATGACAACATGTGTCTAACTAGCAGACTGACTAGGCTAATAAAGTGCGTTTCATGCTGATGAACTTCACTGTGTAGAAAAACAGACCATCGAGCGACAACACATCGGTATGTGGGGTAGAAGAAACGAAAATAAGATGACATCTGCAGTGTTTATATTATATCCAAGTGTCTTAGATATGATCAGAATAAACAGACTTGTCATTTAAGTTTACTGGAGATTACAACACAGGATATTACTACAAAGGAAATGACTCCACAAGAACATATCTCAAAATAGAGAGACAATCTGAAGCTCAAAAAGCTGATACAAACAAACTCAAGTTTTGAGATGTTGAAATCTTTAGTATTAGTTAGTTTACAAGTCTCAGCTTGATCTCTGTTGATCTGTATGTGTCTTCATTACTCTGAAGTCATTTCCGTGTTAAAATCATTTTACTGAGCAGTCAAACAATCCCACAGTTCTTTCGTACGTTGCTCTCGTGATTACAGACTGTTAAGAGATGCAAAGAGAGACGGaacagaagacaaaaacaaCGTAGcctacagacaaacagaacCCACCCTTCTCTAGGGACTTAAGTTATGTCACATTGATGACGTGGTCACACCTGGCACAATTACACAACCTACGCCATCAAGATAATGGAGAAAGGAAGAACAAATCTTATCGAAATATTCcagtttgtttaataaaagGATGTATACTTTTGGGATCTGTTACCTTAACTTAAGGATATTTGCCATAATAAACCCATAGGACAACAAGTGGTGTTGAATTTTTAATAGTGGGTTGAGTTTATCTGAGGTTTCAAATATCACCATAAGTAGACCAGGCTCGCATACATTATGTAACATATATGAGACAATTTGAAGTGTATTAACCCCAATTGGGGGTTGACTTGGGAAAGAGATCATGACTGTGAAGGATAAAGGTTTCAGTCCCATCGTGGGGAAACATCTGGAGAAAAGAAAATCGATGTAGCTTTTCTTAGCACAATgcatataatatttattcattccccAATCATTTATCTTCAGAAAGCACTTTATCCTTCTCAGGGTTGTTTTGAATACTGAGCCTATCCCGGGAGCACTGGATGTGAGGCGGGAATCTCATATTAAAGTCACTTTATCGGCTGTGCAAGCAGTTCAGTTTCCTGGGATAGAGCTAATTCTTTCTTGACACATTGTCAGTCGTGTGTATTTCTGATTGTAGAACAACTGCATATTCGATATTTACTTCTTTTTAGTTGATCATATTAGGCTTTTCTACATACAGAAGCCTGAACACCTGGCATACAATAAGCACATTGATTTGTACCTGTCTGTTACTAAGGTTGGAATTCTGACCCTGTCTGCTTTCACTATTGTTCTAGTTCTCACGATGGCTAAAATATGCACAATATCTGACGAGTCTGACACATCAAGTGAAAATGAAGACACAAAGGAAGAGGACAACCGAACAGCTGAGGCCTCTCATTCTGGCCACCACATAATTGTTACACAAACATCCCGAGGTGAGTGTGTCTCTAGGCTCGAGCCTGTGGGAAATGTACAGAAGCATTCACCTGTGTCACATACTCTGTATCCAGGGTGTGCAAACACATAGCCCATTGATCCCGAGATAAAAACACGTCATCTATTTTTGTGATTAAAGAAAGTAAAGAGTTAAAGATGAAGAATTCCTGCACACTAACACTTGGCCATGTTCTCTCTGTTATTGCTGAATGTAGGAGAGCAAATGGCAAGAAATAGGAATTTCTCTATAAATGAAGATGACTTTCTGGAAGCTACTGATGGGAGAGATGGAGATTCTTTCCGTCCTCGATCCCGCTCAGCACCTCCGGTTTTATGGGCTGCTAAGAAATACGGCAGGGAGCTGAGGAAGATGAGTGACGAGTTTGACACCTTATTGGAaaaaggggtaaaaaaaaaaaaaaaaaattggttcaaatataaaatagaaGTGTAGAAAAAGTGAGAGGGTTTGAGGTTGTTGATTAAGAAATGTTCACATGTCTTAATCAACAACCTCAAACATTTCTTAATCAACAACCTCAAACCCTCACTTTTTCTACACTTCTATATATGTGAACATTTTGAATATTCTTTAACTGTGTTCCCCAAGTTGCCACCAGCTAAGgcattatacatttacattatacgttattacaatattatttcaatttcaattagTTTCAAGGCTGGAGTGCacatgtaaagaaataaattctaACCGCACTTCTACATCTTGAAATAACAGGCACCAAGTCTTGTGTTTTACCTGAAACTTATTTCAGCATAAAACTACATACAGTTAACATGTATTCATTTCTCAGTAACACAAAGCACTCTTTTCTAACACTAAATTCCTCCTGTGACAGATGAAGAGGGTGAGGAGTGCAGGTACAGACCGTCAGATGCACACCTCTTCCAGCTGGTTCAACTTCCTCTGGAGCCACCAAGAGTCAGACACTGAGAACATGAGCAGCCTGACAGCACAAAACACCCGTCCAGGAGTATGAAATATCAGTGGAGAACAcgacgagagagaaagagagagagagctctggtTAATCCATATATAAAGGATACAGAGGAATCTCTCGTACCCAGAAGTTAGGGACTGATGGGACGTCTTCATGAACTAGTTTTAAACCTCCCTCAGTTAGAGGATATCAGGACCGTAGACCAATCATAGTCTCTAACATTGCCTGAATGACGTTTACTACAGCAGAACaatacaaatgatttttttccctggcTCTGGGATCCAGTAATATGGGGAAACTCTGCAAGCTGATTTGTGAGAATGACCAGTCAGTTTGGTGTGTAAGACCTTCAGACTACACTACTGGAGCATGAAGAAAGATACAATCACTGCCATCTTTCAGGGCTGTGAGAAAGGTTTCTTTTCTATAGTATGGGCTAATGAACAGAACACAAGAACAAACATGTCTTTTAAATGTttgatatttttaaacttttaatacCATTTTAAATTGATACATGAAAGATTTaggaatacaaataaacaaagattcAACACATGActaatttttacaataaaacaacTGATATTTGTATCCTCTTTATCTGTTTAGGGGTATAAtaggtggggggaaaaaactttgaacagttTTGTACATGTTGTTACTTCTGCTATCTCTTTATTCCTGGAACATTTTAGACCCTGAGAGCAATAAATGTTAAAGGGTGGAAGAGAAAGTATCAGGGCCTTACATCAATTGATATTacttgaaaatataaaaaggaaaTGCCTTGTAATGCTATGATTTTcagattattaaatataaacgtTTAAAACCACtacaatgtgaaaaataaatatggttttattaaagaaacttctgcaagtgtgtgttttttattgttcGTAAATAATTTGCGAGTTTTAGGGGATAGTGCAGATTTTCAGAATTCTATTTTTACATCTAGAatttaaatccatccatccattttctgtaacatGTATCCATCACAGGGTTGTGGGGAGCCTTCAGTCTATACAATGGGACTCTGGGCACAATATGGGGAACACTCGACAAGGGTACCAGCTCATCACAGGGCTCACTTGTACACCATGGGCTATTTAGAGAGAGCAGTTAGTCAACAGTCACATGTCATTAGACTGGGGAGAAAaatggagtacccagaggagaCCCCAGAAGAACATGCTAACTCCATACACACAGGCCAGAGACAGGAACCAAACCCGTAACCCTGGAGGTACAAGGCAAatatgtatgttatgtatggATTATTGGTTTATCTAAGAATTTAGATAAACACTACATTCAAGTTGGCCTGCATGGTCTTTAACACTTGTATTacatatgttaaaaaaaatagtcgGTTTTATTATTACATGATAATCTTATTGATGTTGTTCTACATTTGACACTGGAATTAGTCTAGAGTACCAGTGCTGGGTCCCAACAGAACTTTTCATTGCAGTCTAGAGATGAAAGCTTCACCATGTCACTGTCACTGAGCTCAAAGTCAAACACGCATCTGTTCTCTTGCACCCTGCAGGGTTGGCATGATTTCGGCAACACAGGTATGTTTTGCTGCACAGCCCACCTCAGAAGCACCTGAGCTGGGGTTTTTCCACAACGTTCTGCAATCTTCTGAACCAGAGTATCAGAGAGGAGAATGCCTGTCCCCAGGGAGGAGTATGCTTG
Encoded proteins:
- the badb gene encoding BCL2 associated agonist of cell death b, with amino-acid sequence MAKICTISDESDTSSENEDTKEEDNRTAEASHSGHHIIVTQTSRGEQMARNRNFSINEDDFLEATDGRDGDSFRPRSRSAPPVLWAAKKYGRELRKMSDEFDTLLEKGMKRVRSAGTDRQMHTSSSWFNFLWSHQESDTENMSSLTAQNTRPGV